In Deltaproteobacteria bacterium GWC2_55_46, a single window of DNA contains:
- a CDS encoding lipid-A-disaccharide synthase, producing MDKSIFIVSGEESGDLHGAALIRSLKKLIPGLNVTGMGGWRMKEEGMVGLDSRDVSVVGVVEVAARLPKIISSMRTLKRQLAGEHFDAVVLIDFPDFNLRIAKEARRLGVPVIYYISPQVWAWRKGRLGKIARLVNKMLVVFPFEYYLYRQAGVDVEYVGHPLADSARCDSTKEEARASFGIGAEESVVALLPGSRTGEVKRLLGPMVQAAAMISKEKKTVFLLPAARSIDDGLLAGPLKGAKADIRVVRGKMYEALRASDASVVASGTATLETALIGTPMVIVYKMSPVSYGIARALVGLAYAGLPNIVAERKVVPELLQGEATPENIAREVISLFDGPRREAMIEGYMEIKKNLGRGGAADKAARSIYNLITNLDYHDYHVSPDLVRRT from the coding sequence ATGGATAAAAGCATATTTATTGTAAGCGGTGAAGAGTCCGGAGACCTGCACGGAGCGGCCCTGATAAGGTCCCTTAAGAAGCTCATACCGGGCCTTAACGTTACCGGCATGGGCGGATGGAGGATGAAGGAAGAGGGGATGGTCGGCCTCGACTCCCGCGACGTCTCGGTCGTGGGGGTCGTGGAGGTGGCGGCCAGGCTCCCGAAGATAATAAGTTCCATGAGGACATTGAAGCGCCAGCTCGCCGGTGAGCATTTTGACGCGGTGGTGCTCATAGATTTTCCTGATTTCAACCTCCGAATAGCTAAAGAGGCCAGGCGCCTCGGCGTGCCAGTTATCTACTACATAAGCCCGCAGGTATGGGCATGGCGGAAGGGCAGGCTCGGGAAGATAGCGCGCCTGGTCAACAAGATGCTCGTCGTCTTCCCTTTTGAGTACTACCTCTACAGGCAGGCCGGGGTCGATGTCGAGTATGTGGGCCATCCGCTTGCGGATAGCGCCAGATGCGATTCTACGAAGGAAGAGGCCAGGGCTTCTTTCGGGATAGGCGCTGAAGAGTCGGTAGTGGCTCTTCTGCCCGGCAGCCGCACAGGAGAGGTCAAAAGGCTCCTGGGGCCGATGGTGCAGGCGGCGGCCATGATCTCGAAAGAGAAAAAGACCGTCTTTCTCCTCCCAGCCGCCAGAAGCATCGATGACGGGCTCCTTGCCGGGCCCCTTAAAGGCGCCAAGGCAGACATAAGGGTGGTGCGTGGGAAGATGTACGAAGCGCTCAGGGCCTCAGACGCCTCCGTAGTCGCCTCAGGGACCGCTACCCTTGAGACAGCCCTCATCGGGACGCCTATGGTCATAGTCTATAAGATGTCGCCGGTCTCTTATGGCATAGCCAGGGCGCTCGTGGGCCTTGCCTACGCCGGGCTGCCGAATATCGTCGCGGAAAGGAAGGTCGTCCCTGAGCTTCTGCAGGGGGAGGCGACCCCTGAAAATATTGCCCGCGAGGTCATATCCCTCTTCGACGGCCCCAGGCGGGAGGCGATGATCGAGGGCTATATGGAGATAAAGAAAAACCTTGGAAGGGGCGGGGCCGCGGACAAGGCCGCGAGGTCTATATACAACCTTATCACCAATCTCGATTACCATGACTATCACGTAAGCCCTGACCTGGTGCGCCGGACATGA
- a CDS encoding UDP-3-O-(3-hydroxymyristoyl)glucosamine N-acyltransferase produces the protein MPGKTIAELAGLVGGIVAGDGAAVITGAASLEEAGPGDISFVAEKKYSGLLASTRATAVVVSEGAPASLNLIIVKNPQLAFARIVEVLRPLPIPAPGVHPRAEVHPGASLGEGVSVQAFCAIEEGASVGARTVLFPGVYVGRGAKIGPDCIIYSGVAIREGSLVGRGVIIHCNSVIGSDGFGYARDRQKYVKVPQRGIVRIEDDVEIGACVTIDRATLGETIVGRGTKIDNLVQVAHNVAIGEDTVIVSQAGIAGSTKVGSRVQIGGQAGIGGHITIGDDVGVGAKSGVVQDIPSRSVFAGFPAIPHAQWLRAQNIYSKLPLLKKELGEMEKRLLEIEKSLKADKEQGDI, from the coding sequence ATGCCAGGGAAGACCATCGCAGAGCTCGCCGGGCTGGTCGGCGGCATTGTTGCAGGCGACGGAGCGGCCGTCATAACCGGGGCTGCTTCCCTGGAGGAGGCCGGGCCTGGCGACATCTCGTTCGTTGCCGAGAAGAAATATTCAGGCCTGCTCGCCTCTACGCGCGCTACCGCGGTAGTCGTTTCAGAGGGCGCTCCCGCCAGCCTTAACCTTATAATAGTAAAGAACCCTCAGCTCGCCTTTGCCAGGATAGTCGAGGTCTTGAGGCCTCTTCCCATTCCAGCTCCCGGCGTCCACCCAAGGGCCGAGGTCCATCCAGGGGCCAGCCTCGGTGAAGGCGTTTCGGTGCAGGCGTTCTGCGCGATCGAAGAAGGCGCCAGCGTGGGCGCGCGCACCGTCCTTTTTCCGGGCGTGTACGTAGGCAGGGGCGCGAAGATCGGCCCTGACTGCATAATCTACTCTGGCGTTGCGATAAGAGAGGGCTCTCTCGTTGGGCGCGGCGTCATAATACATTGCAACTCCGTCATCGGCAGCGACGGCTTTGGTTATGCCCGCGACAGACAAAAGTACGTCAAGGTCCCGCAAAGGGGCATCGTAAGGATAGAGGACGACGTTGAGATAGGCGCGTGCGTTACTATTGACAGGGCCACGCTTGGAGAGACGATCGTAGGAAGGGGCACGAAGATAGACAACCTCGTGCAGGTGGCGCACAACGTGGCCATCGGCGAGGACACGGTCATCGTCTCCCAGGCCGGGATCGCCGGCTCCACAAAGGTGGGGAGCCGCGTGCAGATCGGCGGGCAGGCCGGCATCGGCGGGCATATCACGATAGGGGACGACGTCGGCGTAGGCGCGAAATCAGGGGTGGTGCAGGATATCCCGTCCAGGAGCGTCTTCGCGGGCTTCCCGGCCATCCCGCACGCACAGTGGCTCCGCGCCCAGAATATCTATTCGAAGCTCCCTCTTCTCAAGAAGGAGCTGGGTGAGATGGAAAAGAGGCTTCTCGAAATCGAAAAATCATTGAAGGCCGATAAGGAACAGGGGGATATATGA
- a CDS encoding acyl-[acyl-carrier-protein]--UDP-N-acetylglucosamine O-acyltransferase: protein MSKSAARIKEVRIDPTACVHPTAELAPGVEIGPFTVIGEGVRIGENTKIGSHVVIDKWTAIGKNNSIFQFVSIGAPPQDLGYKGERTETIIGDNNTIREFVTIHRATTKDKLRTECGSNNLFMNYVHIAHDCQLGDNIIMANSATLGGHVRIDNNAIVGGLVAVHQYVRIGAYCIIGGASAVSKDIPPYVMAVGNRASVYRLNAVGIRRQGFSKEELGEIKRSYNIIFRSSLSTSDAVEELKKELPGSVHARRFVDFIHGSKRGIARERMKRKGDLSEED from the coding sequence ATGAGCAAGTCCGCAGCCAGGATAAAAGAAGTGAGGATAGACCCGACGGCCTGCGTCCACCCGACCGCGGAGCTGGCGCCAGGGGTCGAGATAGGCCCGTTCACCGTAATAGGAGAGGGCGTAAGGATCGGCGAGAACACCAAGATAGGCTCCCATGTCGTAATAGACAAGTGGACGGCCATCGGCAAGAACAACTCTATATTCCAGTTCGTCTCCATAGGAGCGCCCCCCCAGGACCTTGGCTACAAGGGCGAGAGGACGGAGACGATCATCGGGGACAACAACACTATAAGGGAGTTCGTCACCATCCACCGGGCCACCACCAAAGACAAGCTCAGGACCGAGTGCGGCAGCAACAACCTTTTCATGAACTACGTGCACATAGCCCATGACTGCCAGCTCGGCGACAATATTATCATGGCCAACTCCGCCACCCTCGGCGGCCACGTGCGCATCGACAACAACGCCATAGTGGGCGGCCTCGTTGCAGTCCATCAGTACGTGCGGATAGGGGCGTACTGCATAATAGGCGGCGCTTCAGCGGTGAGCAAGGACATCCCCCCTTACGTGATGGCGGTAGGCAACAGGGCCAGCGTCTACAGGCTCAACGCTGTCGGCATAAGAAGGCAGGGCTTTTCAAAGGAAGAGCTCGGCGAGATAAAGAGGTCCTACAACATCATATTCAGGTCGTCTCTTTCTACCTCCGACGCCGTGGAGGAATTAAAGAAGGAGCTTCCCGGCTCGGTCCACGCCAGGAGGTTCGTAGACTTCATTCATGGCTCAAAAAGGGGGATCGCCCGCGAAAGGATGAAGAGAAAAGGTGATCTCTCTGAAGAAGATTAA
- a CDS encoding ABC transporter permease, whose product MNTYLRLLKLMPPYKGHFLMAFACMFAFALANGAMAYLIGPVMKFLFTSGGPDTIKLIPFDLFTVPREKMMLAIPLAIIAVAAAKGLSSYGQAYFMAYVGQGIVRDLRKKLYSHILTLSLGYFSSTSTGILTSRITSDVNLIQTSTSDAVTQILKQSLTIIILGAVVVSLDWKLAMAASVALPLSVYPMQKLGRRMKKVSTQGQVTMGAMTALLHEAISGVRIVKAFCMEGYESERFQKENESFTRNQIKTLKVRAISSPLMETLGAFAFAVTIWYAAYRISQGTLKPETFISFFASVIMFYQPIKSLNGVNLNIQQGIAAAARIFELIDRPGERDSVGAPINGVRDSIEFSGVGFKYGDEPVLSNIDLTVRKGEVIAIVGSSGAGKSTFVNLIPRFYDVSSGSILIDGRDLREVSLKSLRAQVAIVSQQVILFNDTVKRNIAYGSIEMSDEDITAAARAANAHDFIARLPQGYDTVIGEGGVRISGGERQRLSIARAILKNAPILILDEATSALDTESELEVQKAISNLMTGRTTFVIAHRLSTVRSADRIIVLSGGRIIEMGRHDELLSTGGEYSRIYSMQFEG is encoded by the coding sequence ATGAATACGTACCTCCGTCTATTAAAGCTCATGCCGCCGTACAAGGGCCACTTCCTGATGGCCTTCGCGTGCATGTTCGCATTCGCGCTCGCAAACGGCGCGATGGCCTATCTCATCGGCCCGGTGATGAAGTTCCTTTTCACAAGCGGGGGCCCGGATACCATAAAGCTCATCCCCTTCGACCTTTTCACCGTCCCCAGGGAAAAGATGATGCTCGCGATACCGCTTGCCATCATCGCCGTGGCGGCGGCAAAGGGGCTTAGCTCATATGGGCAGGCGTATTTCATGGCCTACGTGGGGCAGGGCATTGTGCGTGACTTGAGGAAGAAGCTCTACTCCCATATACTGACGCTGTCGCTCGGCTACTTCTCGAGCACCTCCACCGGGATCCTCACGTCGAGGATAACCAGCGACGTAAACCTCATACAGACTTCGACCTCCGACGCGGTGACTCAGATATTGAAGCAGAGCCTCACCATAATCATCCTCGGCGCGGTCGTCGTGAGCCTCGACTGGAAGCTCGCCATGGCCGCCTCTGTCGCGCTGCCGCTTTCCGTCTACCCTATGCAGAAGCTCGGGCGCAGGATGAAGAAGGTCTCGACCCAGGGGCAGGTGACCATGGGCGCGATGACCGCGCTCCTGCACGAGGCCATATCGGGCGTCAGGATAGTCAAGGCCTTCTGCATGGAGGGTTACGAGTCGGAAAGGTTCCAGAAGGAGAACGAGAGCTTCACCCGGAACCAGATAAAGACCTTGAAGGTCCGCGCGATATCCTCGCCGCTCATGGAAACGCTCGGCGCATTCGCCTTCGCGGTGACGATCTGGTACGCCGCATACAGGATAAGCCAGGGTACCTTGAAGCCCGAGACCTTCATCTCGTTTTTCGCTTCGGTCATAATGTTCTACCAGCCGATAAAGTCCCTTAACGGCGTAAACCTCAATATTCAGCAGGGCATTGCCGCCGCGGCGAGGATTTTCGAGCTAATCGACAGGCCCGGTGAGCGCGACAGCGTCGGAGCGCCGATAAACGGCGTACGGGATTCAATCGAGTTCAGCGGCGTAGGGTTCAAATACGGCGACGAGCCGGTCCTGAGCAATATAGACCTCACAGTAAGGAAGGGCGAGGTGATAGCCATCGTCGGGAGCTCCGGGGCCGGAAAATCCACCTTCGTGAACCTCATACCCAGGTTCTACGACGTATCTTCCGGCTCCATACTTATAGACGGCAGGGACTTAAGGGAAGTTTCCCTCAAGTCCCTCAGGGCGCAGGTCGCGATAGTCTCCCAGCAGGTGATCCTCTTTAACGACACGGTGAAACGCAATATCGCCTACGGCTCTATCGAGATGAGCGACGAGGATATAACAGCTGCCGCCAGGGCGGCCAACGCCCATGATTTCATCGCGAGGCTCCCGCAAGGATATGATACGGTGATAGGCGAAGGCGGGGTGAGGATCTCCGGCGGTGAAAGGCAGAGGCTCTCCATCGCCAGGGCGATCCTCAAGAACGCGCCCATCCTTATCCTGGACGAGGCCACCTCTGCCCTTGACACCGAATCAGAGCTTGAGGTGCAGAAGGCCATATCGAACCTCATGACAGGAAGGACGACCTTTGTCATCGCCCACAGGCTCTCTACGGTCAGGAGCGCGGACAGGATAATAGTCCTCTCAGGCGGCAGAATAATAGAGATGGGAAGGCATGATGAGCTACTCTCAACAGGAGGGGAGTACTCCCGCATCTACTCGATGCAGTTCGAAGGGTAG
- a CDS encoding 3-hydroxyacyl-[acyl-carrier-protein] dehydratase FabZ — protein MIDTREIMNILPHRYPFLLIDRILELDPGKSARGLKNVTINEPFFTGHFPGHPIMPGVLIIEAMAQVGGVLAFKSADVSNKVVYFMGIDKARFRKPVVPGDTIEFALNVTKCRGTIWAFKGEAFVAGALVAEAELLATIMEK, from the coding sequence ATGATAGATACGAGGGAGATAATGAACATCCTCCCGCACCGCTACCCTTTTCTTCTGATCGACAGGATACTGGAGCTTGACCCGGGAAAATCGGCCAGGGGGCTTAAGAACGTCACCATAAACGAGCCATTCTTCACCGGACATTTCCCGGGCCACCCCATAATGCCGGGGGTCCTCATAATAGAGGCGATGGCGCAGGTCGGAGGCGTACTGGCCTTCAAGTCCGCGGACGTGAGCAACAAGGTGGTCTACTTCATGGGCATAGACAAGGCGCGCTTCAGAAAGCCAGTCGTGCCGGGGGACACCATAGAATTCGCCCTCAACGTCACGAAGTGCAGGGGCACCATATGGGCCTTCAAGGGAGAGGCGTTCGTTGCCGGGGCCCTCGTCGCCGAGGCCGAGCTTCTGGCGACCATAATGGAGAAGTAG